A genomic region of Nitrosomonas ureae contains the following coding sequences:
- a CDS encoding NAD(P)H-hydrate dehydratase — MSVKNMMIADPVLLTAEMRAIEHLTTLLPEPPRLMEKAGLAAAQIICDQLHKKSHHILVLAGPGNNGGDAFVVARYLKEWENTVTVVFHGDRNRVPPDAKQAMQAWLEIGGEILADIPDGKQDWDAVIDGIFGIGLNLSQSRPIDGKYREWVDTVNQMNIPIVALDIPSGLGSDDGCIYGTAIRATLTVTFIGFKPGLFTNFGPECCGTIVLRDLNILLPSPPEPRIWLLNHRLANSLLPPPRPLNSHKGSFGNVAILGGSTGMIGAALMAGRSALHLGAGRVYLGLLAENAPSVDFSQPELMLRTPSELFSLNSLSCLVVGPGLGQSTQALLLLETALHSEFTLVLDADALNLIALYPDLARNLSQRNIPTILTPHPAEAARLLHIDTATVQNDRMHAVHQISRSFNCYVVLKGAGSICCFPDGKRYLNTSGNPGLSTAGTGDVLAGIIGALIVQGLNPGQALLLAVYLHGAAADHLLQKNHGPVGMVASEVIGVARLLLNQWIYQNENSSNPLHDSV; from the coding sequence ATGAGTGTGAAAAATATGATGATTGCTGATCCGGTTTTGCTTACTGCAGAAATGCGCGCAATAGAGCATTTAACCACTCTGCTGCCTGAACCTCCCCGGTTAATGGAGAAAGCGGGATTAGCCGCAGCCCAAATCATCTGTGATCAACTGCACAAGAAAAGCCATCACATATTGGTACTCGCCGGTCCCGGCAATAACGGTGGCGATGCCTTCGTTGTAGCACGTTATTTGAAAGAATGGGAAAATACCGTTACCGTGGTTTTCCACGGCGATCGTAATCGCGTTCCACCGGATGCCAAGCAAGCAATGCAAGCCTGGCTCGAAATCGGCGGTGAAATACTTGCTGACATACCCGACGGCAAGCAAGACTGGGATGCGGTAATTGATGGCATATTCGGCATTGGCCTGAATCTATCTCAAAGCCGACCCATCGATGGTAAATATCGAGAATGGGTGGATACCGTCAACCAAATGAATATTCCTATTGTAGCGTTGGATATTCCTTCCGGGCTCGGCAGCGATGACGGCTGCATTTACGGTACGGCAATCCGCGCCACCCTCACCGTAACCTTTATTGGATTCAAACCGGGCCTGTTCACGAACTTCGGACCGGAATGCTGCGGCACGATCGTTTTACGCGACCTGAATATCCTATTACCCTCACCCCCCGAACCACGTATCTGGCTGTTGAATCATAGGCTTGCGAATTCCCTTCTGCCACCGCCTCGCCCTCTCAACAGTCATAAAGGTTCATTCGGCAACGTGGCGATTCTCGGCGGTTCTACCGGTATGATAGGCGCTGCGCTGATGGCAGGTCGTTCTGCCTTGCATTTGGGCGCGGGACGCGTATATCTCGGCTTACTCGCAGAAAACGCACCGTCGGTCGATTTCTCCCAACCGGAATTAATGCTACGCACTCCATCTGAGTTGTTCTCATTGAATTCATTAAGTTGCCTGGTGGTTGGCCCCGGTCTGGGACAATCCACGCAAGCATTGTTGTTACTGGAGACTGCCTTGCATAGTGAATTCACGCTGGTGTTGGACGCCGATGCCCTCAATCTGATTGCTTTATATCCTGATCTAGCCAGAAACCTCAGCCAGCGCAATATACCGACTATTTTGACCCCGCACCCTGCCGAAGCTGCGCGCCTTCTGCATATCGACACCGCCACCGTACAAAACGATCGAATGCATGCCGTGCATCAAATCTCGCGCAGTTTTAATTGTTATGTCGTACTGAAAGGCGCTGGCAGTATATGTTGTTTTCCGGATGGAAAACGTTATCTGAACACCAGCGGTAATCCTGGACTGAGTACTGCTGGCACCGGCGATGTATTAGCCGGAATTATTGGGGCATTGATCGTTCAAGGTTTAAATCCAGGCCAGGCACTACTGCTTGCTGTTTATTTGCATGGCGCTGCAGCAGACCACCTGCTGCAGAAAAATCATGGACCGGTGGGAATGGTTGCATCGGAGGTTATCGGTGTCGCCCGGCTGTTGCTAAATCAGTGGATCTACCAAAACGAGAATTCTTCAAACCCTTTACATGATTCCGTATGA
- a CDS encoding GGDEF domain-containing protein — MNQFANASPSVIARETLKQLAILKIQPTPESYFKLYNQIAGNPDSQVCAVTAKLLMELAKEFPRHTPPLLNCANNLEQAVKDKSWSDFKSVLVKFVATVTASNKTVPPIETAKSIPGASWVKIIDSLFDDLVDSENFSENVNKRKELKYVLDEFSDDPELAYSKLMALVQSWKGSNSVSQESEESIENISISVSDANSFKQQSEPKEDILAQEYQISGYTDQLLELLAQILEQVIANQIEDKILAGEARSLGKQVKKIQSKLGMEQFMASFQRFCVKLELGNEDKSNIQQGLLKLLSMLMDSTSELLSEDQWIKLQVSKLKKAMSRPLDMQIIAQAEFSLGKIIQRQIKVKQSLGKARETMRQMVTSLISNLEELSDATGGYHEKLEYYSERINHINNIEDINQLLADIMQDTQKVQNNVLKYRNDLVFARAEINEAQNQINQLETQLQEMSEQVQEDHLTGALNRRGFDKAFEREITQLARSQGTLCFALLDIDNFKQLNDTHGHHVGDDALKYLVEAVKETVRRDDVISRYGGEEFAILLPNSGLKAAISTVARIRRYLTKKFFLHGNNRLLITFSAGVAQYQPGESQESLFKRTDEALYFAKRNGKNQIVAAEEAVSAGEICKSHLNPVNAI; from the coding sequence ATGAATCAGTTTGCTAATGCTAGCCCATCCGTGATTGCACGGGAGACATTAAAGCAGCTTGCTATACTCAAAATACAACCTACTCCTGAAAGTTATTTTAAGCTGTACAACCAAATAGCAGGTAATCCAGATAGTCAGGTTTGTGCTGTTACGGCAAAATTACTAATGGAACTGGCAAAAGAATTTCCGCGTCATACACCGCCTTTACTCAACTGTGCCAATAACCTAGAACAGGCCGTGAAAGATAAGAGTTGGTCTGATTTTAAATCTGTATTGGTAAAATTTGTTGCAACCGTAACGGCTTCTAATAAGACTGTTCCACCGATTGAAACTGCAAAATCCATACCAGGAGCATCCTGGGTAAAAATTATTGACAGCTTATTCGATGATCTCGTTGATTCGGAAAATTTTTCTGAGAATGTAAATAAAAGAAAAGAATTAAAATATGTATTGGATGAATTTTCTGATGATCCTGAACTTGCTTACAGCAAATTAATGGCATTGGTTCAGTCATGGAAAGGTTCGAATTCTGTTTCTCAAGAGTCTGAAGAGAGTATAGAAAACATATCGATATCGGTATCAGATGCAAACTCTTTTAAGCAACAATCTGAACCCAAAGAAGATATTCTGGCACAAGAATATCAAATCAGCGGTTATACAGACCAATTGCTGGAATTGCTGGCGCAGATTCTGGAGCAAGTTATTGCTAATCAGATTGAAGATAAAATTCTGGCGGGCGAGGCCAGATCTCTGGGTAAGCAGGTTAAAAAAATTCAAAGTAAGCTGGGAATGGAACAATTCATGGCGAGCTTTCAGAGATTCTGTGTCAAGTTGGAATTGGGTAATGAGGACAAATCGAACATACAACAAGGTTTGCTTAAATTATTAAGTATGCTGATGGATAGCACAAGCGAATTGTTGTCGGAAGATCAGTGGATTAAATTACAGGTTTCCAAATTAAAGAAAGCTATGTCTAGGCCACTGGATATGCAGATAATAGCGCAAGCTGAATTTTCGCTTGGAAAAATAATACAAAGGCAGATCAAAGTAAAACAAAGCCTGGGCAAAGCCAGGGAAACTATGCGGCAAATGGTAACTTCCCTAATTTCCAATCTTGAGGAACTTTCAGATGCTACAGGCGGATATCATGAAAAATTGGAATACTACTCCGAAAGAATCAATCATATCAATAATATTGAAGATATAAATCAGCTGCTTGCAGATATAATGCAAGATACCCAGAAAGTGCAGAATAATGTGCTGAAATATCGCAATGACTTGGTATTTGCGCGTGCAGAAATTAATGAAGCACAAAATCAAATCAATCAGCTAGAAACGCAATTGCAGGAAATGAGCGAACAAGTGCAAGAAGATCATCTGACGGGTGCACTTAATCGACGAGGATTTGATAAGGCATTCGAACGCGAGATTACACAATTGGCTCGCAGTCAGGGAACACTTTGTTTTGCTCTGTTGGATATTGATAATTTTAAGCAGTTAAACGATACGCATGGACATCATGTGGGTGATGATGCATTGAAATACTTGGTTGAAGCGGTCAAAGAAACTGTGCGTCGGGATGATGTGATATCACGTTATGGTGGAGAGGAATTTGCAATTTTGTTGCCTAATTCCGGGTTAAAAGCGGCGATATCAACAGTTGCGAGGATACGGCGCTATCTAACCAAGAAATTCTTTTTGCATGGAAACAATCGATTGTTAATTACATTTAGCGCCGGCGTGGCCCAATATCAGCCCGGGGAATCTCAGGAAAGCTTGTTTAAACGTACTGACGAAGCGTTATATTTTGCTAAGAGAAATGGTAAGAATCAGATTGTTGCAGCTGAGGAGGCTGTGTCAGCCGGCGAAATTTGTAAAAGTCATTTAAATCCGGTTAACGCCATTTGA
- a CDS encoding ribonuclease T2 family protein, with protein MEFRKNSVFLIFLTGLTILFAHPACADKVRGIFSAQQSCPAFVSKNKLTNPGNAQILTGNRYDIIEVTKPNPPAWYRIVLPGVNPEARWVSAACGQAQITGKDTGDNESGESDNNCNTAGQADSYVLALSWQPAFCETKPDKPECEITDPNAYHAKHFALHGLWPNKKNCNKNYAFCGTVKKKKDEFCDYPAIQLDTASQASLAEVMPSVIAGSCLERHEWHKHGSCQENWSISEFFDLSADLARQFNDSGMAYFMNRRINQQVRTEDFLNRLEAVLGSAARDRIKLNCNQQGMMVEIQLSLSGNLIAGADLEKLIMNAPVQEKSNCGETFRVDRIGQ; from the coding sequence ATGGAATTTCGTAAAAATAGCGTTTTTCTAATTTTTCTGACCGGACTGACGATCTTGTTTGCTCATCCCGCATGTGCGGATAAAGTGCGCGGAATTTTCTCCGCACAGCAGTCCTGTCCGGCCTTTGTATCAAAAAATAAATTAACCAATCCGGGTAATGCACAAATTCTGACGGGTAACCGGTACGATATTATCGAGGTTACCAAACCAAACCCTCCGGCCTGGTATCGGATTGTTCTGCCAGGGGTGAATCCTGAAGCGCGGTGGGTAAGTGCGGCCTGCGGTCAGGCCCAGATAACAGGCAAAGACACGGGAGATAATGAAAGTGGTGAAAGTGATAACAACTGCAATACTGCAGGTCAAGCGGATAGTTATGTGCTGGCATTATCATGGCAGCCTGCCTTCTGTGAGACTAAACCGGATAAGCCGGAATGTGAAATAACTGATCCGAATGCATATCACGCCAAACATTTTGCATTGCATGGTTTGTGGCCGAACAAAAAAAACTGCAATAAAAATTATGCATTCTGCGGTACTGTAAAAAAGAAGAAAGATGAATTTTGTGATTATCCGGCAATTCAATTGGATACCGCTTCTCAAGCATCGTTGGCAGAAGTAATGCCCAGCGTGATAGCTGGTTCCTGCCTTGAGCGGCATGAGTGGCACAAACATGGCAGTTGTCAGGAAAACTGGTCGATAAGTGAATTTTTTGATCTATCTGCTGATTTGGCGCGACAGTTTAATGATTCCGGTATGGCTTATTTTATGAATCGCAGAATTAACCAGCAGGTACGCACGGAAGATTTTCTTAATCGCTTGGAGGCGGTACTGGGTTCCGCTGCTAGAGATCGAATTAAACTGAATTGCAATCAGCAAGGAATGATGGTGGAGATTCAGTTGAGTCTGTCGGGTAATTTAATTGCAGGTGCTGATCTTGAAAAATTGATCATGAATGCGCCAGTTCAGGAAAAATCCAATTGCGGAGAAACGTTCCGGGTTGATCGTATTGGACAGTAA
- a CDS encoding putative bifunctional diguanylate cyclase/phosphodiesterase, translated as MILPAVSGGDEFAIILPEINANGAIGVAKKVLDQLGLAQLTINNRTHKISASIGIALFPEHGANIHDLLAAADLAMYQAKAMGRNAWYLFSDKDRSRERIHTLVYWKEKIEYSHLHDNFILYLQPIMHVKSKKISHYEVLLRMQDIDGTVLSPADFIPAAEHTGLIHAIDHMVLRKAIAQVAEIYQAGFQVNFSINLSAHAFNDPELLPILKAELALHQMDPACVMFEITETAALEDLPGARGLMVEIKELGCGFVLDDFGVGFSSFYYLRELPVDVVKIDGSFIRNLSENSDDLILVNALCSVARGFGKKITAEFVESAEILLLIEKMDIDYAQGYYIGKPAPANQFLVK; from the coding sequence ATGATATTACCGGCCGTCTCGGGGGGGGATGAATTTGCGATCATTTTGCCGGAAATTAATGCCAACGGAGCGATAGGCGTGGCCAAGAAGGTGCTGGATCAACTGGGTCTGGCACAATTGACGATCAATAACCGTACTCACAAAATTTCAGCCAGTATCGGGATTGCCTTATTTCCCGAACACGGTGCCAACATCCATGATTTGCTGGCAGCTGCTGATCTCGCCATGTATCAGGCAAAAGCAATGGGACGGAACGCTTGGTATCTGTTCTCGGATAAGGACCGCAGCCGCGAACGTATTCATACACTGGTATATTGGAAGGAAAAAATCGAGTATTCGCATTTACATGATAACTTCATATTGTATTTGCAGCCGATTATGCACGTTAAATCGAAAAAAATTTCACATTATGAAGTATTGTTGCGCATGCAGGATATCGATGGCACGGTGTTATCGCCGGCAGATTTTATCCCCGCTGCAGAGCATACCGGGCTAATCCATGCAATTGATCATATGGTGCTGCGCAAGGCTATAGCGCAAGTAGCCGAAATTTACCAAGCTGGGTTTCAAGTTAATTTCTCGATCAATTTATCTGCGCATGCTTTCAATGATCCGGAATTATTGCCCATTCTCAAGGCGGAATTGGCACTACATCAGATGGATCCAGCATGTGTGATGTTTGAAATCACCGAAACTGCGGCCCTGGAAGACTTGCCCGGAGCACGCGGATTAATGGTGGAGATTAAAGAGTTGGGTTGCGGTTTTGTGCTGGATGACTTTGGTGTTGGTTTCTCATCATTTTATTATTTGCGAGAATTACCGGTGGATGTGGTAAAAATTGATGGGTCATTTATACGTAACTTATCCGAAAACAGCGATGATCTTATTCTGGTGAATGCACTTTGTAGTGTTGCGAGGGGTTTTGGCAAGAAAATTACAGCGGAATTTGTCGAAAGTGCAGAAATATTATTATTAATAGAGAAAATGGATATTGATTATGCTCAGGGCTATTACATAGGAAAACCAGCACCTGCAAATCAGTTCTTGGTGAAATAA
- a CDS encoding cache domain-containing protein: MGTSSEVKLEKAPIAPNHKSRRFRSLRWKISLSSSLILLAVVMLFCFVSYLGLMANFDNQREDNYRRYSREVNSLIQNTSQNLYQLAEMIPFLDGMKKPLLMNDEEAISNVFDSHWALLQFHNSVEFIHFYNPSNQLSASWDSLATNIDDSILLSNWVRQVNQSERPINPLLCRESCIQYIVAPLLVEGKKVGVVVMGISLADVFLAFKRLSGADMGLLIKEQDNLKQGDSDFWHWDIYISALTSKERNLEILNKAAQNHTDMSALSDGIQVRWNDQHFQLKIFPLNSYEPDKAYLVIITDVTAAVNNIYDSIWKIALIGLLGLICSEILLFLIFTRLLAKLKDVVFVLPLLANGQFEKFRLSLVSTGRVQRFRDEVDTLSEAAVSLSLQLEKLEQEVSSRTEMLIEQKNELSKERDFVKNLLDTAQAIVLTQDSNGEIMSLNAYGEMLTRYSESELYGKSFLDILIPDYESHDLLFHIKEIHTGQRMQLRHEAITHCKDGTTRHVAWLHSHLSWKSPGEPSILSVGLDVTEYKRVEGHLAWLADHDPLTNLFNRRRFSEELEQVLSRAERYNHPGALLFFDLDRFKYINDTSGHQAGDTLLKMVSSMLAQNIRADDITGRLGGG; this comes from the coding sequence ATGGGAACTAGTTCCGAGGTTAAATTGGAGAAAGCACCTATTGCTCCGAATCATAAGAGCCGTAGATTCCGCAGTCTGAGATGGAAAATTTCATTAAGCAGCAGTTTGATATTGCTGGCCGTTGTAATGCTGTTTTGTTTTGTTAGCTATCTGGGTTTAATGGCTAATTTTGACAATCAACGAGAAGATAATTACCGCCGTTATTCCAGAGAAGTTAATAGCCTCATCCAGAACACTTCGCAGAATTTATATCAGCTGGCTGAAATGATTCCGTTCCTGGACGGTATGAAAAAACCCTTGCTGATGAATGATGAAGAAGCGATCAGTAATGTTTTTGATTCGCATTGGGCACTGTTGCAATTTCATAATAGTGTTGAATTTATTCATTTCTATAATCCCTCGAATCAATTGAGTGCCAGTTGGGACAGTTTGGCTACCAATATAGATGACAGTATTTTACTGTCAAATTGGGTGCGTCAGGTTAATCAGTCCGAACGGCCGATCAACCCCCTACTGTGCCGGGAAAGTTGCATCCAATACATTGTTGCGCCTCTACTGGTAGAAGGAAAGAAGGTGGGTGTCGTGGTTATGGGAATTTCCCTAGCGGATGTGTTTTTGGCATTTAAGCGACTCTCCGGCGCCGATATGGGCTTGTTGATCAAAGAGCAGGATAATCTGAAACAAGGCGATTCTGATTTCTGGCATTGGGATATCTATATTTCAGCCCTAACCAGCAAAGAAAGAAATCTTGAAATTCTCAATAAAGCGGCTCAGAACCATACGGATATGTCTGCGTTGAGCGATGGAATTCAAGTTCGCTGGAATGATCAGCATTTTCAATTAAAAATATTCCCGCTCAATTCATATGAGCCGGATAAAGCCTATTTGGTCATTATCACGGATGTTACGGCCGCAGTAAATAATATTTATGATTCTATCTGGAAAATTGCATTAATCGGTTTGCTGGGGCTAATTTGCTCTGAGATTTTGTTGTTTCTTATTTTTACCCGACTGCTGGCAAAGCTAAAAGATGTGGTGTTTGTGCTTCCACTCCTTGCTAATGGGCAGTTTGAGAAATTCCGCTTGTCTTTGGTTTCTACAGGGCGCGTACAACGTTTTAGAGATGAGGTCGATACGCTTTCGGAAGCAGCCGTATCTTTGTCGCTACAGTTGGAAAAGCTGGAACAGGAAGTATCAAGCCGGACTGAAATGCTGATTGAACAAAAGAATGAGCTCAGTAAAGAAAGGGATTTTGTGAAGAATTTGCTGGATACGGCACAGGCAATCGTGTTAACGCAGGATTCTAACGGCGAAATTATGTCATTAAACGCTTATGGAGAAATGTTGACGCGTTATTCGGAAAGTGAATTGTATGGCAAATCTTTTCTGGATATTTTGATTCCTGATTATGAATCACACGATCTGCTTTTTCACATTAAAGAAATTCATACCGGACAGAGAATGCAATTGCGTCATGAGGCTATAACGCATTGTAAGGATGGAACAACGCGTCATGTCGCTTGGTTGCACTCGCATTTATCCTGGAAATCTCCTGGTGAGCCATCAATTTTATCAGTCGGTCTGGATGTCACCGAGTATAAACGGGTTGAAGGACATTTAGCTTGGCTGGCTGATCATGATCCGTTGACTAATTTGTTTAACCGGCGCCGTTTTAGTGAGGAACTGGAGCAGGTACTTAGCCGCGCGGAGCGGTATAACCACCCGGGTGCTCTGTTATTTTTTGACCTGGATCGCTTTAAGTATATCAACGATACCAGCGGGCACCAAGCCGGCGACACATTGCTTAAAATGGTTTCGAGTATGCTGGCGCAAAACATTCGAGCGGATGATATTACCGGCCGTCTCGGGGGGGGATGA
- a CDS encoding PEP-CTERM/exosortase system-associated acyltransferase — translation MSDLYQNFQKFFELVVADTAELLEHVYRIRYQVLCVEQRLPGFDPVLCPDQMERDGYDSHSSHILLRYRPSGEFIGTVRLILPDSSRPEKPLPVELYGQLDPELCDVKALPRQQTAEISRFLVVSRFDRRKGDRRKQVEETEGEKREVHHEREQRGTQQDRRSSDRRSSLSIGLVLMAGVMRMSVKYNIRHWLSVADPALNKLMGFYGLNFNPIGPPVNYHGIRRPYYVKVEDALEKMYNEHRDAWEVVTDCGEYNLAHTN, via the coding sequence ATGAGTGATTTGTATCAAAACTTTCAGAAATTCTTTGAACTTGTTGTCGCTGATACTGCTGAACTGCTGGAGCATGTTTACAGAATTCGCTATCAAGTATTATGTGTTGAACAACGTTTGCCCGGTTTTGATCCGGTACTGTGCCCGGATCAAATGGAAAGGGATGGTTACGACAGTCACTCGTCACACATTCTTTTGCGCTATCGCCCTTCCGGAGAATTTATTGGTACCGTAAGACTGATTTTGCCCGATTCATCCAGGCCTGAAAAGCCTCTACCGGTAGAGTTATATGGACAATTGGATCCGGAATTGTGTGATGTCAAGGCGTTGCCTCGTCAACAAACTGCTGAAATTTCACGTTTCTTGGTTGTTAGTCGGTTTGATCGGCGTAAGGGAGATCGTCGCAAGCAAGTGGAAGAGACTGAAGGGGAAAAAAGAGAGGTGCATCACGAAAGGGAGCAAAGAGGGACGCAACAAGATCGGCGTTCTTCAGATCGCCGTTCATCACTTAGTATCGGATTGGTACTCATGGCAGGGGTAATGCGCATGTCAGTCAAATATAATATCAGGCATTGGTTGTCAGTAGCGGATCCCGCATTGAATAAATTAATGGGTTTTTATGGTTTGAATTTTAATCCGATTGGTCCCCCGGTTAATTACCACGGCATTCGTAGGCCTTATTATGTGAAAGTGGAAGATGCCTTGGAAAAAATGTATAACGAGCATCGTGACGCGTGGGAGGTTGTAACTGATTGTGGCGAGTATAACCTTGCCCATACCAACTAA
- a CDS encoding pyridoxal-dependent decarboxylase, exosortase A system-associated — protein sequence MINQPLEHAPLAQFSVQDDCLQIGGMALTRLVDRVGTTPFYAYDRKKITERVELLRQNLPQEVLLHYAIKANPMPAVVQHLASLVDGMDVASAGEMRIALDTILASKKISFAGPGKKVHELRSAIAAGVVLNIESPQEMELIAQQGVDLGMAPKVAIRINPDFELKSSGVKMSGGSKPFGIDAECVPDVLKRLDLLDLNFVGFHIFSGSQNLNAAAIQESHEKIVLLAIQLAEYAPSPVKLLNIGGGFGVPYFPGDQPLDIAAIGVNLQRLIKRIKQQLPETTVALELGRYLVAEAGIYVCRILERKASRGQVFLVTDGGLHHHLAASGNLGQVIRKNYPVVIGNKVQGTAREIVSVVGPLCTPLDVLADQMALARASVNDLVVVLQSGAYGLTASPTAFLDHPPPIEVLV from the coding sequence ATGATCAACCAACCCTTGGAACATGCACCGCTTGCGCAGTTTTCTGTGCAAGACGATTGTTTGCAGATAGGCGGAATGGCATTGACCCGATTGGTGGATCGGGTGGGCACGACGCCGTTTTATGCCTATGATCGGAAAAAAATTACTGAGCGGGTTGAACTGCTACGCCAGAATTTGCCCCAAGAAGTCTTGTTGCACTACGCGATAAAAGCCAATCCCATGCCGGCTGTGGTGCAGCATCTGGCAAGCTTGGTCGATGGCATGGATGTGGCCTCGGCAGGAGAGATGAGGATTGCATTGGATACCATCCTAGCCTCTAAAAAGATAAGTTTTGCCGGTCCAGGGAAAAAGGTGCATGAGCTGCGCAGTGCGATTGCCGCAGGCGTGGTGCTGAACATTGAGTCACCGCAGGAAATGGAGTTGATTGCACAACAAGGCGTAGATTTAGGGATGGCTCCCAAAGTGGCCATTCGCATTAATCCGGATTTTGAGCTCAAGTCTTCCGGGGTAAAAATGAGTGGCGGCTCCAAACCATTCGGCATCGACGCCGAATGTGTGCCCGATGTGTTGAAACGGCTGGATTTACTTGACTTAAATTTTGTTGGTTTTCATATTTTTAGCGGCTCACAGAATCTGAATGCGGCAGCGATTCAGGAGTCGCATGAAAAAATCGTTTTGCTTGCCATTCAACTGGCTGAATATGCACCTTCACCGGTGAAGTTGCTAAATATCGGCGGCGGTTTCGGAGTGCCCTATTTTCCGGGTGACCAGCCGTTGGATATTGCAGCGATTGGGGTCAATTTACAGCGCCTGATAAAGAGAATAAAGCAGCAATTACCGGAAACCACGGTGGCGCTTGAGTTGGGACGGTATCTGGTTGCCGAGGCAGGCATTTATGTCTGCCGTATTCTGGAGCGTAAAGCTTCGCGTGGGCAAGTCTTTCTCGTAACGGATGGTGGGTTGCATCATCACTTGGCGGCTTCCGGGAATTTAGGTCAAGTTATCCGCAAAAACTATCCTGTCGTTATCGGTAACAAAGTTCAAGGTACCGCAAGGGAAATTGTTTCCGTCGTAGGGCCGCTATGCACACCGTTGGATGTACTGGCGGATCAAATGGCCCTGGCCCGGGCATCCGTAAACGATCTGGTAGTTGTTTTACAATCAGGTGCTTATGGTTTGACGGCGAGTCCGACAGCATTTCTTGATCATCCTCCGCCGATCGAAGTGTTGGTTTGA